CGTAGTAGTCCTTCTCGAAGTAGTCGCGCTGGGCCATCCCGGATCCTCCTACCTACCGCGCGACCTTCACCGACGCCGGACGCAGCACCCGGCCCTTGAAGCGGTACCCGCGGCGCAGCACCTCGGCGACGACCGGCTCGTCCACCTCGCGACCGAGCTCCCCGGCGGCGTCGACCTGCATGAGCGCCTCGTGCTGCTCGGGGTCGAACGGCAGGCCGACCCCGGGGATCTCCTCCAGTCCGGCGTTCGTGAGCGCGGCGAGCAGCTCGGTGTGGACCATCTGTACGCCCTTGGCCAGCGCCTCGTCGGGGCTGGACTCGGCGGCGTCGAGCGCGAGGGCGAAGTTGTCGAGCACGCCGAGCAGTGAGCCGGCGAGCTGCTCCGCCCCGCGATCGAGCGTCTCGAGGCGCTCGCGGGCGGAGCGCTTGCGGTAGTTCTCGAACTCCGCTCGCTCGCGGCGCAGGTAGTCGACGAACTCGTCGCGTTCCCGCTCCGTGTCGGCGAGCGCGGCGA
This window of the Egibacteraceae bacterium genome carries:
- a CDS encoding nucleotide exchange factor GrpE gives rise to the protein MTDPQEVRQGEAADAAASPPLSADDAAARAASEVEGPRPADSPSREELLAALADTERERDEFVDYLRRERAEFENYRKRSARERLETLDRGAEQLAGSLLGVLDNFALALDAAESSPDEALAKGVQMVHTELLAALTNAGLEEIPGVGLPFDPEQHEALMQVDAAGELGREVDEPVVAEVLRRGYRFKGRVLRPASVKVAR